A stretch of the Lusitaniella coriacea LEGE 07157 genome encodes the following:
- the groL gene encoding chaperonin GroEL (60 kDa chaperone family; promotes refolding of misfolded polypeptides especially under stressful conditions; forms two stacked rings of heptamers to form a barrel-shaped 14mer; ends can be capped by GroES; misfolded proteins enter the barrel where they are refolded when GroES binds): MAKSIIYNEEARRALEKGIDLLAEAVAVTLGPKGRNVVLEKKFGAPQIVNDGVTIAKEIELEDHIENTGVSLIRQAASKTNDVAGDGTTTATVLAHAIVKEGLRNVAAGANPIALKRGIDKATEFLVEKIANCAKPVGDSKAIAQVGAISAGNDEEVGQMIANAMEKVGKEGVISLEEGKSMTTELEITEGMRFEKGYTSPYFVTDAERMEAVLDDPYILITDKKITLVQDLVPVLEQVARSGKPLMIVAEDIEKEALATLVVNRLRGALNVAAVKAPGFGDRRKAMLEDIAVLTGGKVITEDAGLKLENTKLDMLGTARRITITKDTTTVVAEGNEAGVKARCEQIRRQIEETDSSYDKEKLQERLAKLSGGVAVVKVGAATETEMKDKKLRLEDAINATKAAVEEGIVPGGGTTLAHLAPDLEKWATENLKDEGLTGAMIVSRALSAPLKRIAENAGQNGAVVAERVKEKDFNVGYDASENKFVDMFEVGVVDPAKVTRSALQNAASIAGMVLTTECIVVDKPEKDKSAAAGGGDFDY; encoded by the coding sequence ATGGCTAAGAGCATTATCTACAATGAAGAGGCGCGTCGCGCTCTTGAAAAAGGCATCGATTTGCTAGCAGAAGCCGTTGCCGTAACCCTAGGACCCAAAGGACGTAACGTCGTTCTCGAAAAGAAATTTGGCGCGCCACAAATTGTCAATGACGGCGTGACCATTGCCAAAGAAATCGAACTCGAAGACCATATCGAGAACACCGGAGTTTCCTTGATTCGTCAAGCGGCATCCAAAACCAACGATGTGGCAGGGGACGGAACCACCACCGCAACAGTTTTAGCCCACGCGATTGTTAAAGAAGGATTGCGCAACGTTGCCGCCGGCGCAAACCCCATTGCCCTCAAGCGCGGAATCGATAAAGCTACCGAATTTCTCGTTGAGAAAATTGCCAATTGTGCCAAACCCGTTGGCGACTCCAAAGCGATTGCTCAAGTGGGTGCTATCTCTGCTGGAAACGACGAAGAAGTCGGTCAGATGATTGCCAATGCAATGGAAAAAGTGGGTAAAGAAGGCGTGATTTCCCTCGAAGAAGGTAAATCCATGACCACCGAGTTGGAAATCACTGAAGGGATGCGCTTTGAAAAAGGCTACACTTCTCCCTACTTCGTCACCGATGCGGAACGCATGGAAGCGGTTCTTGACGACCCCTATATCCTGATCACCGACAAAAAAATCACTCTCGTTCAAGACCTCGTTCCCGTTTTAGAACAAGTGGCTCGTTCTGGCAAGCCCTTAATGATTGTCGCAGAAGATATTGAAAAAGAAGCCCTCGCTACCCTCGTGGTCAACCGCTTGCGCGGCGCTCTCAATGTCGCTGCGGTCAAGGCTCCCGGATTTGGGGATCGCCGCAAAGCCATGCTCGAAGATATTGCTGTTCTCACAGGTGGGAAAGTCATCACTGAAGATGCTGGCTTAAAGCTGGAAAACACCAAATTGGATATGTTGGGTACGGCTCGCCGCATCACTATCACGAAGGACACCACCACCGTTGTGGCAGAAGGGAATGAAGCGGGCGTTAAAGCACGATGCGAGCAAATTCGCCGTCAAATCGAAGAAACCGATTCTTCCTACGACAAAGAGAAGCTCCAAGAACGCCTAGCTAAACTCTCTGGCGGCGTTGCAGTCGTTAAAGTCGGTGCGGCAACGGAAACGGAAATGAAGGACAAGAAACTGCGCTTGGAAGATGCGATCAACGCAACGAAGGCAGCCGTTGAAGAAGGGATTGTTCCTGGTGGCGGAACGACTCTGGCACACCTCGCTCCCGATTTGGAAAAATGGGCAACAGAAAACCTCAAAGATGAAGGGTTAACCGGAGCGATGATCGTTTCTCGCGCTTTGTCTGCACCTTTGAAGCGGATTGCTGAAAATGCGGGTCAAAACGGCGCAGTGGTTGCCGAGCGCGTCAAGGAAAAGGACTTCAATGTGGGCTACGATGCCTCTGAGAACAAGTTTGTGGATATGTTTGAGGTGGGAGTCGTTGACCCGGCGAAAGTTACACGCAGTGCTTTGCAAAATGCAGCATCGATCGCAGGGATGGTGCTGACGACAGAGTGTATTGTGGTCGATAAGCCGGAGAAGGATAAGTCGGCTGCGGCCGGCGGCGGAGATTTTGACTACTAA
- the groES gene encoding co-chaperone GroES: MAALTINVSTVSPLGDRVFVKVSPSEEKTAGGILLPDSAKEKPQVGEVVSVGPGKVKEDGSRVAMEVKVGDQVLYSKYAGTDIRLGGEDYVLLSEKDILASVS, encoded by the coding sequence ATGGCAGCTTTAACCATTAATGTTTCAACCGTTAGCCCCCTCGGCGATCGCGTGTTTGTCAAAGTCAGCCCCAGTGAAGAAAAAACCGCAGGTGGAATCCTGCTTCCCGACAGCGCCAAAGAAAAGCCACAAGTGGGCGAAGTCGTCTCTGTGGGTCCTGGCAAAGTGAAAGAAGATGGCAGCCGCGTTGCGATGGAAGTCAAAGTCGGGGACCAAGTTCTCTACTCCAAATATGCAGGAACCGATATCAGACTGGGCGGCGAAGACTATGTATTGCTTTCTGAAAAAGACATTCTGGCATCCGTTTCCTAA
- a CDS encoding nuclear transport factor 2 family protein yields MNTRPYELYISLDRLKKFWQLQTHWSNELPLRVALTSLELSFLLIHQTSQDTRVTARRSERIERISMGCRQQIDLLGEWLHPNLPPDGVLSDTPSVQTNLKELVCLDSTYRQGIERWSHFHRIIFDDLPFAVGLEPHINALRNCDGFEAKLFIPYDAWIQPQAIATFFHKRDFNAEDGLFATVHQMTECWLFLAIGGLRRGDRAAQQGQWSIATGWIDRARSILDYLSGHVLLLETMVLSDYHPLRVRLRDASGAQSAQVFELVGCAQRLLEPVEGYLQKRDCRWLDLYRHPETHKGIHHYLQALASLETRLSSFFFYHYKLAAQVLGTESLGSLGFEVQNLTKRFVEPFYSQLDRIRYQHVVVANFEYGEVAGTMISSFERIEENKSNNGERLPLAANLMEQQIDRYFQAIRDRDLDRWLDLFSPDGWIEDPIGSRPFRGNRGLRIFFRGFLKVFESVDLQATKTKLDPERGQAQIDWSIRATHKNIPVQFAGTEEFQFNSSGKLKQVRVMQNPCDVAQQLLTVWTKSPC; encoded by the coding sequence ATGAATACAAGACCCTATGAATTGTACATTTCCTTAGATCGGCTCAAAAAATTTTGGCAACTGCAAACCCATTGGTCAAACGAACTCCCCCTAAGAGTTGCCCTCACCAGCCTCGAACTATCCTTTTTACTCATTCATCAAACTTCCCAAGATACGCGCGTGACGGCGCGACGTTCGGAACGAATCGAACGCATATCAATGGGGTGTCGCCAGCAAATCGATTTGCTCGGTGAATGGTTGCATCCCAATCTTCCCCCAGATGGAGTTTTGTCGGACACGCCATCGGTGCAAACGAATCTCAAAGAACTCGTCTGTTTAGATTCGACTTATCGCCAAGGAATCGAGCGATGGTCGCATTTTCACAGGATAATTTTTGATGATTTGCCCTTTGCAGTGGGATTGGAACCCCACATAAATGCGTTGCGAAATTGTGATGGTTTTGAGGCAAAACTTTTTATTCCCTACGATGCTTGGATTCAACCGCAAGCCATTGCAACCTTCTTTCATAAACGGGATTTTAACGCTGAGGATGGCTTGTTTGCCACCGTCCATCAAATGACCGAGTGTTGGCTCTTTTTGGCGATTGGGGGGTTGAGGCGGGGCGATCGCGCGGCGCAACAGGGACAATGGTCAATAGCAACAGGTTGGATCGATCGCGCGCGATCGATTCTCGATTATCTCTCAGGTCACGTTCTCCTGCTCGAAACAATGGTATTGTCCGATTACCATCCCCTGCGCGTTCGATTGCGGGACGCGAGCGGCGCGCAATCTGCTCAAGTCTTTGAATTGGTCGGATGCGCTCAACGTCTCCTAGAACCCGTTGAAGGGTATTTACAGAAGCGGGACTGTCGTTGGCTCGATCTCTATCGACACCCCGAAACCCACAAAGGCATTCACCACTACCTGCAAGCCTTAGCCTCTCTCGAAACCCGGTTGAGTAGTTTCTTTTTCTATCACTATAAGCTCGCGGCGCAAGTGTTAGGGACTGAAAGCCTGGGTTCTTTGGGGTTTGAGGTACAAAATCTGACCAAACGCTTTGTGGAACCCTTTTATTCTCAATTGGATCGGATTCGCTATCAACACGTTGTCGTGGCGAATTTTGAGTATGGCGAAGTGGCGGGGACAATGATTAGTTCTTTTGAACGAATTGAGGAGAATAAAAGCAATAATGGGGAAAGATTGCCCCTTGCTGCGAACCTAATGGAGCAACAGATCGATCGATATTTTCAAGCGATCCGCGATCGCGATCTAGATCGTTGGCTCGATCTTTTTAGCCCCGATGGTTGGATTGAAGACCCCATCGGCAGCCGACCCTTTCGAGGGAATCGGGGACTGCGCATTTTCTTTCGGGGATTTCTTAAAGTCTTTGAAAGCGTCGATCTCCAAGCGACAAAAACTAAACTCGATCCTGAACGGGGACAAGCGCAAATCGACTGGTCAATCCGTGCAACCCACAAAAATATTCCCGTGCAATTTGCCGGAACCGAAGAATTCCAATTCAATTCCAGTGGCAAACTCAAACAAGTGCGCGTTATGCAAAATCCCTGCGACGTGGCACAGCAGTTACTTACAGTTTGGACAAAATCACCTTGCTAG
- a CDS encoding DUF928 domain-containing protein, with product MNFHSSFQSLAAIAGFILPIFSTSVSLQPQAVAQTQSPPQVSVNFPQSGSAGSTPSRTAGGGVRGSGSSCVAKGKNAVPLTVLMPTSNVGKTFQSDPKLFVSIPKTTAIVAEVAILDEDFNEIYVESGFPLPEQLAQNPGIAQFDLKGANLQPNQTYTWTFALICDSRDRSRDILVEGQFQRLELDSESKAEIGQKTTLEQAKFYASQGVWIETIDLLSALRQSHPEEWNELLNSVGLEELTPMPFVE from the coding sequence ATGAATTTTCACTCTTCTTTCCAATCGTTAGCCGCGATCGCGGGATTTATCCTGCCGATTTTCTCAACCTCAGTAAGTCTACAGCCCCAAGCTGTTGCTCAAACGCAATCCCCACCGCAAGTGAGCGTCAACTTTCCCCAATCCGGTAGTGCTGGAAGTACGCCCAGTCGAACCGCAGGCGGGGGCGTTCGCGGTAGTGGTTCTTCTTGCGTTGCTAAGGGAAAAAATGCCGTCCCCTTAACGGTTTTAATGCCGACAAGCAATGTGGGGAAGACTTTCCAAAGCGATCCAAAACTCTTTGTTTCTATCCCCAAAACAACCGCAATCGTTGCAGAAGTGGCAATCCTTGACGAAGATTTCAATGAGATTTACGTTGAAAGCGGTTTTCCACTCCCCGAACAACTCGCCCAAAACCCTGGTATCGCTCAGTTCGATCTAAAGGGTGCAAATCTACAACCCAACCAGACCTATACTTGGACATTTGCCCTCATTTGCGATTCGCGCGATCGCAGTCGAGACATTCTCGTTGAAGGTCAATTCCAGCGTCTCGAATTAGATTCAGAGTCAAAAGCTGAGATCGGTCAAAAAACGACCCTCGAACAAGCCAAATTCTATGCCAGCCAAGGCGTTTGGATTGAAACCATCGATCTGCTGTCCGCTCTTCGCCAATCTCATCCGGAAGAATGGAACGAGCTGCTCAATTCAGTTGGATTAGAGGAATTGACACCAATGCCTTTTGTCGAGTAG
- a CDS encoding DUF928 domain-containing protein, translating into MIFRQFISSASLAAVFVSPMLCGFTYLSSSSTTLSSRSTLVSINFPSSRRTGPARTASGGARSECSVKGINDGVTPITVLMPEDNMGTTETSDPNLLLYMSENNLDGADVIILDPADESEVYVQRFNLPDNPSQKEGVVKFPLKNANLEPGKTYEWSFSPFCFNEEGEPQYPNISVMGLFERKPLSSEDRTKLGRANTPAEAAEIYAQAGVWNETLALVEKLRQTKPEEWVNLLNSVGLDDIASAPYIGEATAMSDPDSDLDNNTVVRDSSSPEEDKTNNAVEPIRGLW; encoded by the coding sequence ATGATTTTTCGTCAGTTCATTTCGTCTGCAAGTCTTGCCGCAGTTTTCGTTTCGCCCATGCTGTGCGGTTTTACCTACCTCTCTTCATCATCGACAACCCTATCGAGCCGCTCAACCCTTGTCAGCATAAACTTCCCCAGTTCCCGTAGAACCGGGCCCGCACGAACAGCAAGTGGTGGCGCGCGTAGTGAATGTTCCGTTAAAGGAATAAACGATGGTGTCACCCCGATCACCGTTCTAATGCCCGAAGACAATATGGGGACAACAGAGACAAGCGATCCCAATCTCTTGTTATATATGTCCGAAAATAATTTGGACGGCGCTGATGTCATCATTCTCGATCCGGCGGATGAGAGCGAAGTGTATGTCCAACGCTTCAATTTGCCAGACAACCCATCCCAGAAAGAGGGCGTTGTAAAATTCCCCTTGAAAAATGCAAACTTAGAACCCGGAAAAACCTACGAATGGAGCTTTAGCCCCTTCTGTTTCAACGAGGAAGGCGAACCGCAATATCCGAATATATCGGTTATGGGTCTTTTCGAGCGCAAACCTCTCTCCTCCGAAGACAGAACCAAACTCGGTCGCGCAAACACCCCAGCAGAAGCCGCAGAAATTTATGCCCAAGCTGGCGTTTGGAATGAAACCCTTGCACTTGTTGAGAAATTGCGCCAGACTAAACCAGAGGAATGGGTGAATTTACTAAATTCGGTCGGTCTAGATGACATCGCCAGCGCCCCTTACATCGGCGAAGCAACAGCCATGTCTGACCCCGACAGCGATCTCGACAACAATACCGTTGTTCGAGATTCCTCATCCCCAGAGGAGGACAAAACGAATAATGCGGTCGAACCCATTCGAGGACTTTGGTAA
- a CDS encoding CHASE2 domain-containing protein: MPIELKKVLWQWRGVWVAAPSVALLITLLRLLGGLQGLELAIFDQYMRLRPMEKIDDRVVIVGINEADIRAIGQAIIPDGIYAQLIKKLKAQNPRAIGLDIYRDQAVNPGHKELVEVFESTENLIGIEKVVGEKDRGTIAPPPALKALGQVGANDLIVDPDGKIRRALLAVGDNEGISIPSFGMFAAAMYLDAKGIAPEPAEENEEWWQFGETVFVPFLPYDGSYIRGDAGGYQAIINYRGPSRHFKTVSLMDVLNDKIPKDWARDRAVLIGMVGESSNDVFFTPYSGSLLALPERMAGVEIHANIASQILSTVLDNRPSIRSWSEPGEILWIFVWSGVGATLAWTMRHAGKNKIIIVKRIGSFVLAACAIAGTAYAALILGWWIPVVPPVLALLGSAVAITAYIARTAGDIRNTFGRYLTDEVVATLLENPEGLKMGGERRKITILTSDLRGFTALSEQLSPEKVVKILNFYLGYMAEIIVKYQGTIDEFMGDGILVLFGAPTTREDDPERAISCAIAMQQAMTMVNQKMQEWGLPNLEMGIGINTGEVVVGNIGSEKRTKYGIVGSQVNLTYRIESYTTGGMILISETTLKEIDPAETNVTINGKKEVAPKGVKRPITIYEIGGIGGKYDLYLSKEEEVFLPLPQPIPLQYALLDGKNIGETLFSGKLIQLSTKGGEILLSSLEKASPPPVLANIKLNFLGLDLNGERSEDVYGKVLEKSAETQGFYIQFTSRPPKVAAKLNEVYQSINSNKAQG, from the coding sequence ATGCCGATAGAGTTAAAGAAAGTTTTGTGGCAATGGCGCGGCGTTTGGGTCGCAGCTCCATCCGTTGCCCTTTTGATTACATTGCTCCGTTTGTTGGGAGGGCTGCAAGGATTAGAACTCGCGATCTTCGATCAGTATATGCGCTTGCGTCCGATGGAGAAAATCGACGATCGCGTGGTTATTGTTGGGATTAACGAAGCAGATATCCGCGCCATTGGACAAGCGATTATCCCCGATGGCATTTATGCCCAACTCATTAAAAAACTCAAAGCCCAAAACCCCAGAGCAATTGGTCTGGATATTTACCGCGACCAAGCAGTGAATCCCGGTCACAAAGAACTGGTTGAGGTATTTGAATCCACAGAAAATCTTATTGGGATTGAGAAGGTTGTCGGCGAAAAAGATCGCGGAACCATTGCCCCGCCGCCTGCACTCAAAGCCCTCGGACAAGTTGGGGCGAACGATTTGATTGTCGATCCCGACGGTAAAATACGGCGGGCGTTACTCGCAGTTGGAGATAATGAGGGGATCAGCATCCCCAGTTTTGGTATGTTTGCAGCCGCAATGTACCTCGATGCCAAGGGAATTGCTCCCGAACCCGCAGAAGAAAACGAGGAGTGGTGGCAGTTCGGCGAAACAGTCTTTGTTCCCTTTCTCCCCTACGACGGCAGCTATATTCGGGGGGATGCTGGCGGCTATCAAGCGATTATCAATTATCGCGGGCCGAGTCGCCATTTTAAAACCGTCTCCCTGATGGATGTGTTGAACGATAAAATCCCTAAAGATTGGGCGCGCGATCGCGCGGTCTTAATTGGGATGGTGGGGGAAAGTTCCAACGACGTATTTTTCACCCCCTATAGCGGCAGCTTGCTCGCACTCCCAGAACGCATGGCGGGGGTCGAAATTCATGCCAACATCGCCAGTCAAATCCTCAGCACAGTACTCGACAATCGCCCCTCAATTCGCAGTTGGAGCGAACCCGGAGAAATTCTCTGGATTTTTGTCTGGTCTGGAGTTGGCGCAACCTTAGCCTGGACAATGCGCCACGCCGGGAAGAACAAAATCATCATCGTCAAGCGTATTGGCTCGTTCGTCCTCGCCGCCTGCGCGATCGCGGGAACCGCCTATGCCGCACTAATTTTAGGATGGTGGATTCCCGTCGTTCCGCCCGTCTTAGCCCTCTTAGGTTCAGCCGTCGCCATTACCGCCTACATTGCTCGCACCGCCGGAGATATTCGCAACACCTTCGGACGCTATCTCACCGATGAAGTCGTTGCCACCCTCCTAGAAAACCCCGAAGGATTGAAAATGGGCGGCGAACGGCGCAAAATCACCATCCTCACCTCCGATTTGCGCGGATTTACAGCCCTCTCCGAACAGCTATCCCCCGAAAAAGTCGTCAAAATCCTCAACTTCTACCTGGGGTATATGGCAGAAATTATCGTGAAATATCAGGGGACAATTGATGAATTTATGGGAGATGGCATTTTAGTTCTATTTGGCGCGCCAACCACAAGAGAAGACGATCCCGAACGCGCAATTTCCTGTGCCATTGCCATGCAACAGGCAATGACTATGGTCAATCAGAAAATGCAAGAATGGGGCTTACCCAACCTGGAAATGGGGATTGGGATCAACACTGGAGAGGTTGTTGTTGGTAATATTGGCTCGGAAAAGCGTACCAAATACGGCATTGTAGGCAGTCAAGTTAATTTAACCTACCGCATTGAATCCTATACAACAGGTGGGATGATCCTGATTTCCGAGACAACCTTAAAAGAGATCGACCCCGCAGAAACAAACGTTACAATTAATGGGAAGAAAGAGGTTGCGCCCAAAGGGGTGAAGCGACCTATTACTATTTACGAAATTGGAGGAATTGGGGGCAAATACGATCTCTATCTCTCCAAAGAAGAAGAAGTTTTTCTGCCCTTACCTCAACCCATCCCCTTGCAATATGCCCTTCTCGATGGGAAAAATATTGGAGAAACCTTATTTTCAGGTAAATTAATTCAATTATCGACAAAAGGAGGAGAAATTCTCCTCAGTAGCCTTGAAAAAGCTTCGCCTCCCCCCGTTCTTGCCAATATCAAACTCAATTTCTTGGGACTCGACCTTAATGGAGAAAGGAGCGAAGATGTCTATGGTAAAGTTTTAGAAAAATCAGCAGAAACGCAGGGTTTCTATATTCAGTTCACCTCCAGACCCCCCAAAGTTGCTGCAAAGCTCAATGAGGTCTATCAATCCATTAATTCAAACAAAGCACAAGGCTGA
- a CDS encoding two-partner secretion domain-containing protein, with protein sequence MSNQLARLFPSTLLLTLGLLPFSAQAQTSADGTVGTVVTSTGTPFTITGGTTSGSNLFHSFSQFSVPAGGEAFFNNNPNIANIFSRVTGGSTSNIDGLIRANGTANLFLLNPNGILFGANASLKIGGSFLATTAESIIFKDGIEFSANNSQTSPLLSVNIPVGLQFGTNPGDIQAIGTGQKIITSQDPRIDPLSIAPLVRTPALANLEVAPGRTLALVGGNINLQGSALRANNGRVELGGVGSGFVGLQPIPFGWRLDYAGVSNFQDITLAAQSAVDASGFTSGGIQLAGRQIQLSDSSIVLMQIFGDAPTANLQLTATELIDISGSAPNSLLPSTLGMENLGAGRMGDLIITASDLVLREGGGIGITHAGSNRGSNVNVEIANSILLSGESPFNPFEYSSFGVTNLGSGDGGDVNVTTRNLTLENGAAIGSITILGTGSGGDVIVNATESIRLRERGTSIDSTINSSTLGAGDAGRIFINTAKLVIEERASIGTSSIASGSAGEIAINASESVRISRSDGLSAITSAVNAGANLQRLKAILGLPDVPSGNGGTIRIATPYLSVSGLTSISAGNDGTGRAGDLEIYAGSISLNDRASLTAASFSGEGGNIVLRVSDLLLLRNGSGISATARGRGTGNGGNLDIEAKFVVGVPGENSDITANAFAGNGGNIQITTQGIFGLKFRPQLTPLSDITASSQLGVNGKVVVNQLNTDPSSGLTELATGLTDPSDQVQSGCSASQGGQFVVTGRGGLPPNPNARLQNDRAWSDIRDLSEFRGEGTEVEGQRAESINIQGFEANSWRMNEQGNVELVAVNPQFQPREQSLQCDGKPL encoded by the coding sequence ATGTCGAATCAGCTTGCGCGACTTTTCCCCTCCACTCTCCTTCTTACCCTCGGACTTCTTCCCTTCTCTGCTCAAGCCCAAACCAGTGCTGATGGAACCGTTGGTACCGTCGTCACCTCCACAGGAACTCCCTTCACCATTACTGGAGGCACGACATCGGGAAGCAACCTCTTCCATAGTTTCTCCCAATTCTCCGTCCCCGCAGGCGGCGAAGCCTTCTTCAACAACAACCCCAACATCGCTAACATCTTCAGCCGCGTCACCGGAGGTAGCACGTCCAACATCGACGGACTCATTCGCGCCAACGGCACGGCTAACCTCTTCCTCCTCAACCCTAATGGGATTCTTTTCGGTGCCAACGCCTCCTTAAAAATTGGCGGTTCTTTCCTGGCGACAACAGCAGAAAGCATTATTTTTAAAGACGGTATAGAATTTAGCGCCAATAATTCCCAAACCTCTCCCTTGCTCAGTGTTAACATTCCTGTAGGCTTGCAATTTGGGACAAATCCCGGCGATATTCAAGCAATAGGAACCGGACAAAAAATCATTACCAGCCAAGACCCACGCATCGACCCCCTCTCCATTGCACCATTAGTTAGAACCCCTGCCCTCGCAAACTTAGAAGTTGCTCCCGGAAGAACCCTCGCCTTAGTTGGGGGCAATATTAACCTACAAGGAAGCGCTTTAAGAGCCAATAACGGTCGGGTCGAACTGGGAGGCGTTGGTTCTGGATTTGTGGGGTTACAGCCCATTCCATTCGGTTGGAGACTAGACTACGCGGGCGTATCCAACTTCCAAGATATAACCCTTGCCGCGCAATCCGCCGTTGATGCGAGCGGTTTCACCAGTGGTGGCATTCAACTTGCAGGACGGCAAATTCAACTCAGCGATTCTTCCATTGTCTTAATGCAAATATTTGGCGATGCTCCTACGGCAAATCTTCAGCTAACCGCAACAGAACTCATTGATATTAGTGGCAGCGCACCCAATTCGTTACTTCCCAGCACTCTCGGTATGGAAAATCTAGGTGCGGGTAGAATGGGCGATTTAATCATTACTGCATCGGATTTAGTACTGCGGGAAGGAGGGGGAATCGGCATCACTCACGCAGGCAGCAATCGAGGAAGCAATGTTAATGTGGAGATTGCCAATTCGATCCTTCTGAGTGGGGAGTCTCCTTTCAATCCCTTTGAATATAGCAGTTTTGGCGTTACCAACCTCGGTTCGGGCGATGGTGGAGATGTCAATGTTACCACTCGTAACTTAACTTTGGAAAATGGAGCCGCGATCGGTTCGATAACGATTTTGGGTACGGGATCTGGCGGCGATGTTATTGTCAATGCAACGGAGTCCATACGTCTTCGGGAAAGAGGAACAAGTATAGACAGTACGATTAATTCATCTACGTTGGGCGCAGGAGATGCCGGTCGTATTTTTATCAATACCGCGAAATTAGTTATCGAGGAACGGGCAAGTATTGGTACGTCTTCCATCGCTAGCGGTAGCGCAGGCGAGATTGCGATTAATGCTTCCGAGTCGGTACGAATTTCTAGGTCTGATGGATTGAGTGCGATTACGTCGGCAGTAAACGCGGGAGCTAATCTTCAAAGGCTTAAAGCTATTTTGGGCTTACCCGACGTTCCAAGTGGTAACGGGGGAACGATTAGAATTGCTACGCCTTACCTCAGTGTCAGCGGTTTGACCAGTATTTCTGCGGGCAATGATGGGACGGGAAGGGCTGGAGATTTGGAAATCTATGCTGGTTCAATTTCCCTGAACGACCGGGCTTCGCTCACCGCAGCATCGTTTTCTGGGGAAGGCGGCAATATTGTTTTACGAGTCTCTGACTTACTACTACTCCGCAATGGTAGTGGAATTTCAGCCACGGCACGGGGAAGGGGAACGGGAAATGGCGGAAATCTGGATATCGAGGCAAAATTTGTTGTTGGGGTTCCAGGGGAAAATAGCGATATTACGGCGAATGCATTTGCGGGGAATGGGGGAAATATCCAAATTACGACCCAAGGGATTTTTGGCTTGAAGTTTCGCCCTCAACTCACACCCTTGAGCGATATTACAGCTAGCTCGCAATTGGGGGTCAATGGCAAGGTTGTTGTTAACCAATTAAATACCGATCCCAGTAGCGGGTTGACGGAACTGGCGACGGGGCTAACCGATCCCTCAGATCAAGTGCAGAGTGGCTGTTCGGCGAGTCAGGGAGGACAGTTTGTGGTGACGGGACGGGGGGGACTGCCCCCCAATCCTAACGCACGGCTGCAAAACGATCGCGCGTGGTCGGATATTCGAGATTTATCGGAATTTCGGGGAGAGGGGACAGAAGTTGAAGGACAAAGAGCGGAAAGTATTAATATACAAGGCTTTGAAGCAAACAGTTGGCGCATGAATGAACAGGGAAATGTGGAATTGGTTGCAGTCAATCCTCAATTCCAACCTCGCGAGCAATCCTTACAATGTGACGGTAAGCCACTCTAG
- a CDS encoding MBL fold metallo-hydrolase codes for MKLLFLGSGSAFTVGADNFQSNMLLIDKQGDKLLIDCGSDVRFSLHKAGLSYQDITDIYISHLHADHVGGLEYIGFTTLFNPQCPKPRLYVSKDVESDLWDRCLSGGMRDINSDIADLSTYFDVRKIDCEASFTWKQTTFELVRVIHIHNGFYLMPSYGLFFTIEGIKVLLTTDTQLFLQENGEFYEAADIIFHDCETSEYPSPVHVSYGELVQLPPQIKRKMWLYGYQPGSLPDAPQDGFLGFVKPGQVFDFSAAGMTQSYSY; via the coding sequence ATGAAGTTATTGTTTCTAGGGTCAGGTTCGGCTTTTACGGTTGGAGCAGATAATTTCCAATCGAATATGCTGTTGATCGACAAGCAAGGAGATAAGCTCTTGATTGACTGCGGTTCGGACGTGCGCTTCTCTCTTCATAAAGCGGGCTTATCCTATCAAGACATTACAGATATTTATATTAGCCACTTGCACGCAGACCACGTTGGCGGACTAGAATATATTGGATTTACAACGTTGTTTAATCCGCAATGTCCCAAGCCAAGGTTGTATGTGAGTAAAGATGTTGAAAGCGATCTTTGGGATCGTTGTTTGTCTGGGGGAATGCGAGACATTAATTCTGACATTGCCGATTTAAGTACCTATTTTGATGTCCGAAAAATAGACTGCGAAGCCTCTTTTACTTGGAAACAAACAACATTCGAGCTTGTTAGAGTGATTCACATTCATAACGGCTTTTATTTGATGCCGAGTTATGGACTCTTTTTCACGATTGAAGGGATTAAAGTGTTACTGACCACGGATACTCAGCTATTTTTACAAGAAAATGGGGAGTTTTATGAGGCGGCAGATATTATTTTCCACGATTGCGAAACCTCGGAATATCCCAGTCCCGTTCATGTCAGCTACGGTGAATTAGTGCAACTTCCCCCTCAAATCAAACGTAAAATGTGGCTGTATGGCTATCAACCGGGCAGTCTCCCCGATGCTCCTCAAGATGGCTTTTTGGGGTTTGTTAAACCCGGTCAAGTTTTCGATTTTTCGGCTGCTGGAATGACTCAAAGTTATTCTTATTAA